In Nothobranchius furzeri strain GRZ-AD chromosome 19, NfurGRZ-RIMD1, whole genome shotgun sequence, the following are encoded in one genomic region:
- the hey1 gene encoding hairy/enhancer-of-split related with YRPW motif protein 1, translating into MKRNHDFSSSDSELDETVEVEKDSADENGNMSSPLRSMSPTTSTQVQARKRRRGIIEKRRRDRINNSLSELRRLVPSAYEKQGSAKLEKAEILQMTVDHLKMLHAAGGKGYFDAHALAMDYRGLGFRECLAETARYLSIIEGLDSTDPLRMRLVSHLNNYASQREAHSGLSHLAWGSAFGSPPAHLTHPLLLQHQPAPAALAPRSSTSSPQNPPLRASASSPSSSTSSSSSSLAAETPVPGRRSGSATPHADQGPIRIPPSTAAPSTVLHPALVPSSTSKLSPPLLSSLSAFPFAFSAFPIISPTISPPTPASSVGKPYRPWGTEIGAF; encoded by the exons ATGAAACGGAACCACGACTTCAGCTCCTCGGACAGCGAGCTGGACGAGACCGTGGAGGTGGAGAAGGACAGCGCGGACGAGAATGG GAATATGAGCTCTCCTCTGCGCTCCATGTCTCCAACAACATCAACTCAGGTGCAGGCGAGGAAAAGACGCAGAGGA ATTATTGAGAAAAGACGCCGTGACAGGATAAACAACAGCCTGAGTGAGCTCCGCAGGCTTGTCCCCAGTGCCTATGAGAAACAG GGTTCAGCCAAGCTGGAGAAAGCAGAGATTTTGCAGATGACCGTGGATCATCTGAAGATGCTTCACGCAGCTGGAGGAAAAG GTTACTTTGACGCCCACGCCCTGGCCATGGACTACCGGGGTTTGGGTTTCAGGGAGTGTCTGGCTGAGACCGCCCGCTACCTGAGCATCATCGAGGGCTTGGACAGCACCGACCCGCTCCGAATGCGTCTGGTCTCCCACCTGAACAACTACGCCAGCCAGAGGGAAGCTCACAGCGGCCTGAGTCACCTGGCCTGGGGTTCTGCATTCGGATCCCCGCCAGCCCATCTGACGCACCCCCTCCTCCTCCAGCACCAGCCGGCCCCGGCTGCTTTGGCGCCCCGCAGCAGCACCAGCAGCCCCCAGAACCCTCCTCTACGCGCGTCCGCCTCCTCTCCCTCCTCATCCACCTCGTCCTCATCATCCTCGCTGGCTGCAGAGACTCCCGTCCCGGGGAGGCGCAGCGGCAGCGCCACCCCTCACGCAGACCAGGGTCCGATCCGGATACCGCCGTCCACCGCCGCTCCGTCCACCGTCCTCCACCCAGCTTTGGTTCCCTCATCCACCTCCAAACTGTCCCCTCCGCTCTTGTCCTCCCTCTCGGCGTTCCCCTTCGCCTTCAGCGCCTTCCCCATCATCTCCCCCACCATCAGCCCTCCAACTCCAGCCTCCAGCGTGGGCAAACCCTACAGACCCTGGGGCACGGAGATCGGCGCGTTCTGA
- the stmn2b gene encoding stathmin-2b, translated as MAKTAIAYKEKMKEISVLSLICSCLYPETRKNIMGEFEDMDIKPIDKRASGQAFEVILKPPSPVSEVAHSITSPPKRDISLEDIQKKLEAAEDRRRFQEAQILRILAEKREHEREVLLKAMEENSNFSRMAEEKLQLKMEQIQENRQAFLAAMMERLQEKEKHAQEVRRNKEQREELLP; from the exons ATGGCCAAGACCGCGATCG CTTACAAGGAAAAGATGAAGGAGATTTCTGTCCTGTCGCTCATCTGCTCCTGTCTTTACCCCGAGACCCGCAAAAACATCATGGGTGAATTTGAAG ACATGGACATCAAGCCGATTGACAAGCGAGCCTCAGGCCAGGCCTTTGAGGTTATCCTGAAGCCGCCCTCTCCTGTGTCTGAAGTGGCTCACAGCATCACCAGCCCTCCAAAGAGGGACATTTCCCTAGAGGACATCCAGAAGAAACTGGAGGCAGCTGAGGACAGAAGGAGA TTCCAGGAGGCGCAGATACTCCGGATCCTGGCGGAGAAGCGGGAGCACGAGCGTGAGGTGCTGCTGAAGGCCATGGAGGAGAACAGCAACTTCAGCCGCATGGCCGAGGAGAAGCTCCAGCTGAAGATGGAGCAGATCCAGGAGAACCGGCAGGCCTTCCTGGCTGCCATGatggagcgcctgcaggagaag GAGAAGCATGCTCAGGAGGTgcgcaggaacaaggagcagagaGAAGAGTTATTGCCGTGA